A stretch of Carnobacteriaceae bacterium zg-C25 DNA encodes these proteins:
- a CDS encoding HD domain-containing protein, which translates to MEKQLHDYQVGEDMLLPLLIKSADVRMTKDQKAYIAFTFQDKSGQMDAKLWGATPQQIEQFISGVVVQLAGKREVYNNTPQIRIAKLTLLEHANIDEFVQRVGMDAKAIEEEINASLFGITDASIARITRHIYKKYKQQFYEYPAAKRHHHAMVGGLSFHTLSMLRIANHLLTLYPQLSRSLLTAGIMLHDIGKVIELSGAISTEYTLPGNLLGHIVIMSDEITKACIELDIDDTHESVVLLKHVVLAHHGKLEYGSPVRPLVMEAELIHHIDMIDATMNMLTTSLEKVEVGTFGDKIYGLDNRMFFQHGIQ; encoded by the coding sequence ATGGAAAAACAATTACATGACTATCAGGTTGGAGAAGATATGCTTTTACCACTGTTAATAAAAAGTGCCGATGTCCGCATGACTAAAGATCAAAAAGCGTATATTGCATTTACGTTTCAAGATAAAAGTGGGCAAATGGATGCTAAACTGTGGGGAGCTACACCACAACAAATTGAACAATTTATTTCGGGAGTTGTGGTGCAATTAGCCGGGAAGCGTGAAGTCTATAACAATACACCGCAAATTCGTATTGCCAAGTTAACCCTTTTAGAACATGCGAATATCGATGAATTTGTGCAACGTGTTGGAATGGACGCTAAAGCGATTGAAGAAGAAATCAATGCCAGTCTATTTGGGATTACGGACGCATCAATCGCACGCATTACACGTCATATTTATAAAAAATATAAACAACAATTTTATGAATACCCAGCTGCTAAACGCCACCATCACGCAATGGTAGGCGGACTAAGCTTTCACACGTTATCCATGTTGCGTATTGCAAATCACTTGTTGACGTTATACCCACAACTTAGCCGTTCGTTGTTAACGGCGGGCATTATGTTGCACGATATTGGTAAAGTCATTGAATTAAGTGGTGCCATTTCGACAGAATACACACTACCGGGTAATTTATTAGGTCATATTGTCATTATGTCAGATGAAATTACGAAAGCGTGCATTGAGTTAGACATTGACGATACGCACGAAAGTGTTGTGTTGTTGAAGCACGTTGTATTGGCACATCATGGTAAATTAGAATATGGCTCACCTGTTCGACCATTAGTGATGGAAGCAGAATTGATTCACCATATCGATATGATTGATGCAACTATGAATATGTTGACAACATCACTTGAAAAAGTGGAAGTTGGTACGTTTGGAGACAAAATATACGGATTGGATAATCGTATGTTTTTCCAACATGGTATTCAGTAA
- the lepA gene encoding translation elongation factor 4: MNLEQMKERQSKIRNFSIIAHIDHGKSTLADRILQGTGTVSEREMEDQLLDSMDLERERGITIKLNAVELNYTAKDGQDYIFHLIDTPGHVDFTYEVSRSLAACEGAILVVDAAQGIEAQTLANVYLALDNDLEILPVINKIDLPAADPERVRHEVEDVIGIDASEAVLASAKVGIGIDELLEQIVHKVPAPQGDLQAPVQALIFDSAYDSYRGVVLNVRVENGIIRPGDTIQLMSNGKTFEVVEVGIFSPKPIKRDFLMVGDVGYITASIKTIQDTRVGDTVTLASNPAKEALQGYRKMNPMVYCGLYPTDSSKYNDLRDALEKLQLNDAALEFEAETSQALGFGYRTGFLGLLHMDVIQERLEREFNLDLITTAPSVIYHVNKTDGTQVIIDNPAQMPDQTTVATIEEPYVKASIMVPNDFVGAVMEICQRKRGTFLTMDYLDANRVNVIYELPLAEIVYDFFDSLKSSTKGYASLDYDMIGYRQSNLVKMDILLHGDAIDAFSTIVHKDFAQQRGRALVEKLRTLIPRQMFEVPVQAVVGNKVLARTNIKAYRKDVTAKLYGGDVSRRKKLLEKQKEGKKRMKQVGTVEIPQEAFMAVLNLGEE, encoded by the coding sequence ATGAATTTAGAACAGATGAAAGAAAGACAATCGAAAATTCGAAACTTTTCGATTATTGCCCATATTGATCATGGGAAATCCACATTAGCAGATCGAATTTTGCAAGGAACGGGAACGGTAAGTGAACGTGAAATGGAAGATCAATTGCTGGATTCAATGGATTTAGAACGTGAACGCGGTATTACCATTAAATTAAATGCCGTTGAATTAAACTATACCGCAAAAGATGGACAAGATTATATTTTCCATTTAATTGATACACCGGGGCACGTCGATTTCACTTATGAAGTGTCACGCAGTTTAGCAGCGTGTGAAGGCGCCATTTTAGTTGTAGATGCGGCACAAGGTATTGAAGCGCAAACGTTGGCAAACGTGTATTTAGCGTTGGATAACGACTTAGAAATTTTACCGGTTATCAATAAAATCGATTTACCGGCAGCTGATCCTGAACGTGTCCGTCACGAAGTGGAAGATGTGATTGGTATTGATGCTAGTGAGGCTGTGTTAGCGAGTGCTAAAGTCGGTATTGGAATTGATGAATTATTAGAGCAAATCGTTCATAAAGTACCAGCACCACAAGGTGATTTGCAGGCACCTGTCCAAGCGCTAATTTTTGATTCTGCCTATGACAGTTATCGAGGCGTGGTGCTGAATGTACGTGTGGAAAATGGCATTATTCGCCCGGGCGACACCATTCAACTAATGAGTAACGGTAAAACATTTGAAGTTGTAGAAGTTGGAATTTTCTCGCCTAAACCCATTAAACGTGATTTCTTAATGGTAGGTGATGTTGGTTACATAACAGCAAGTATTAAGACCATTCAAGATACACGTGTTGGTGATACGGTAACGTTGGCGTCAAATCCAGCCAAAGAGGCATTACAAGGGTATCGTAAAATGAATCCAATGGTGTATTGCGGGTTATATCCAACCGATTCGTCTAAATATAACGATTTACGTGACGCACTAGAAAAATTACAATTAAATGACGCTGCTTTAGAGTTTGAAGCTGAAACGTCACAAGCGTTAGGATTTGGGTATCGAACAGGATTTTTAGGTCTGTTGCATATGGATGTTATCCAAGAACGATTAGAGCGAGAATTTAATTTGGACTTGATTACAACGGCACCGTCGGTTATTTATCACGTTAATAAAACAGACGGTACACAAGTGATTATTGACAACCCGGCACAAATGCCTGACCAAACAACCGTCGCGACAATTGAAGAACCGTATGTTAAAGCTAGCATTATGGTGCCAAACGATTTTGTTGGTGCCGTTATGGAAATTTGCCAACGAAAACGTGGAACGTTTTTAACAATGGATTACTTAGATGCCAATCGTGTGAATGTTATTTATGAATTGCCGTTAGCTGAAATTGTGTATGACTTTTTTGATAGCTTAAAATCAAGTACAAAAGGGTACGCTTCATTAGATTACGATATGATTGGATACCGTCAAAGTAATTTAGTGAAAATGGATATTTTATTGCACGGCGATGCCATTGATGCTTTTAGTACAATTGTTCATAAAGATTTTGCACAACAACGTGGACGTGCATTGGTTGAAAAATTACGGACATTGATTCCACGCCAAATGTTTGAAGTGCCGGTGCAAGCCGTTGTTGGTAATAAAGTATTGGCACGTACAAATATTAAAGCGTATCGTAAAGATGTAACGGCTAAGTTATATGGTGGGGACGTATCACGTCGTAAAAAATTATTAGAAAAACAAAAAGAAGGAAAAAAACGCATGAAACAAGTTGGAACAGTAGAAATTCCACAAGAAGCATTCATGGCGGTTTTAAACCTCGGTGAAGAATAG